The following is a genomic window from Niabella soli DSM 19437.
TTGACCGCATCCATATGCACATAGTCGTTAAAACTTATAATAGCATCAGGTGGTTTTTTAAGAGACAGCAAACGGGTGATAGCCTGGTGCGTACCCAGCTCAGAAAAATCCGTTTGCTCCACCATTTGCATGTCTACCTTCAGTTTCCTGCGGGAGATCCCTTCTATATAGCCATCCAACCGTTCTTTGGAAGCAATCAGCGCTGCGGGCCCATTGATAAAGGCAATTCTTTTGCGCCCCTTTTTAAACAGCCATTCAATCATATTCACTGTGCCCTCAAAAAGGTTGCTGTATACTTTATTTACATTGGCAGTAGAAGGCACCCGGTCAAAATAAACAATGGGAATATTATAAGCGTCCAGCACTTTTAAATGATCATTTTTATTGGTTTCTTTTGATAAGGATATGATCAGCCCATCAACCCGCTGGCTTTTCATGGCGTCCACTACCTGTTTTTCCTTGTCAATGCTATCATAGCTTTGCCCAAATAAAATGGTATAGCCGTTGTCCATTGCGATGGCTTCAATGCCGCTGATCCCTTTTGAGAAAAAATCTTCGTAGATCAACGGAACGATCACGCCAATAACATAACTTTTTTTCTGTTTGAAAAAAATAGCTTTTGAATTAGGCTCATAATGCAGCGCTTTTGCCAGTTCTTTAACTGCCTCCTTCGTTTTTTCACTGATCCGGGGATGATCGCTCAGCGCCCTTGAAACCGTGGACACCGACACGTTGAGTCGTTTTGCTATTTCTTTTATGGTGGGAATGGACGCGCTCACTTTTAAAAATACTTATTTTTTATGCTCCTCCCAACAAATCTATTAATTTTTAGACAA
Proteins encoded in this region:
- a CDS encoding LacI family DNA-binding transcriptional regulator translates to MSASIPTIKEIAKRLNVSVSTVSRALSDHPRISEKTKEAVKELAKALHYEPNSKAIFFKQKKSYVIGVIVPLIYEDFFSKGISGIEAIAMDNGYTILFGQSYDSIDKEKQVVDAMKSQRVDGLIISLSKETNKNDHLKVLDAYNIPIVYFDRVPSTANVNKVYSNLFEGTVNMIEWLFKKGRKRIAFINGPAALIASKERLDGYIEGISRRKLKVDMQMVEQTDFSELGTHQAITRLLSLKKPPDAIISFNDYVHMDAVKCALSNGIKINEEILFASYANISVNKHTAFPPVVSVDQFPYKQGEAAMKMMMHILNHKNEAAELPTPVFQNMQMEAVLVFN